The genomic stretch GCGCGCCATGGCTTCGCTTGGGGAGGGGCCTCATCGTTCGGGCGACATTGCGGCATCCCTGGGCCGTACAAGCCGATCTCTCACCTCAATTCGCAACTCCCTGATTAGCAAAGGGATGATCTGGTCGCCGCCCCACAACGGCGCCGCTTTTACCGCGCCGCTGTTCGATCTGTACATGTGCCGGATCATGCCCGGTGACAGCTGGCGGTCTAGCCTTCCAAGGGCTGACGGCATTTTTTGTCCACCTGAAGAGGGCTCAGATGCTTAGAAGCGAATGCACTCATCTTGCTACGGCTACGATGGTTTGTTCACATCAAGGCTGCTGTCACATCGACTCGAATTTGCACGTACGCTGTGGAGTGCTGAGCGGCTAAGTCGAGGCTTCACTGTGTGCGTCAAAAATGGGATCGACTTACCTGTGATCGGGGCGTAGGGTCGCTCATGGATATCTTTTCTACGGGCAGCATCGACATCAGGCTGGCAGGAGCAGAGAACAGAGCATGAGCGAACTCAGTGATGATGAAATAGACCGACTAGAGGCAATGATTCCTAAGCTGGCCGCCGTCGCCACTAATGCTGCGTATCTGCGTGCGGTTGCCGCAGGGCATTCACTGATAATGGCGAAGGATGGCGTGCTCGTACAAATTCATCCTGACGGTTCGGAAAAAAAGCTTCGCGACTTGTGCAGCAAGCACAGGGTCGAGTCTGGTAAGACTTTCAGTGTGGGTATTTGAAGCGCACCTGCCGACCAGGCGTATTCATAAGGCGAGCGCAGGCCACAGCGACTGGTAAGCACTTGACTATCTTGCCCCTGCGACGGAGCCTTCGCTGTCTAGCGCAGGGCCGCCAGCTGTTTGCTTAACTACCCGAGTAGACGAAGCATGCTGAGATGCTGGCTGCTTGGGCGTCGCCATGCGGTCATGTATTGGTTACACCCGGAGTTGCGAGTGCCCAGCTGGGGTTGCGCATCAATTCCGCTACCGTGCAATGGACTCATAACCAGGAGCTCCACCTCTCAATAGGACACGCGTGCGCGGCATTTTCCGACGCGGTGCGTCGACCGCTAGTCAGGCTGGTTGGTTGGGCCTGATGGGGCGGGCAGGGGTTGAAGCAACATCGAGGCGCGGCTGCTCAGCAGCACTCCGGCTTGGAAGTAGCCCATAACGGTTTCGACACTGCGATGTTCAGTCATGGCCATCACTTCACCCAATGGGGCCCCCTGGCGACCCGCTTCCGTTACAAAGCCCGAGCGTAAGCTGTGCGCGGCCCAGTCGCCGTCGAGGCCAGCCAATTTGGCGCGGCGCTGAACGATCCGTGCTACCTGATCAGACGATAGTCCGAACGGGCTGACTTTGCCGCCCTTGTAGAGGCGCCGAAAAAGCGGACCGGTATCGGCGGGCGCGGCGATGAGCCAAGCCGTCAACGCGTGTGCAGCGCGACCCAGCAGAGGTTTTTCGCGACGGGATCCCGTGGTGTCTGTTTTGGTGACGCCCAGCGTATAGAGCCAAGTGTCTTCATCCAGTTTGCGCACATCGTCGACCTGCAGGCCGGTCACCTCGGATCGACGACGCCCGCCGCCACTCCACGCCATCAGGAGGAGGGCGCTATCACGAGTACCGCGAATGCCATCCGTACAGGTCGCCAACATGGCCTCCAGAGCCTCCACCACAGCTGCCGTCTTTTTGCGGACAACTACCCCCTGGCGCGCCTGGGCTTTTCGCGCATCTCGCAGCAGCGTTTTCACTGCCAGTGCTTCAGTTGGGCTTTCCCAGTTGTTGAAGCGATGCCACCTGCCCAGTGCCGAAAGCCGATGACATACCGTGTTGTAGCTCAGAGGTCCCGGCTTTGCCTTCACACGTGCCGCGACTAACGCGGCATCGATGGTCGGCGGTAGCAGATAGGTCCATGCACCATTTGCCAGTGGGCGCGCCAGGTGATCCACCACGAACTGAATGACTACAGTCGACTGTACAGGCGCATCGCCCATCGCAACGCCGTAGCGCAGGTGCAGCCAAGCCGACCAGTAGGCGAGGGCGCTGCGATAGCTCCGTACCGTGTTTTCGGCGGTGCCGCTGGCAACAAAGCCTGCGGCCGCCTCCTGAGCCTTCAACGCCAATCTACTGGGGTCTAGGGTGGGCTCGTCGATCAACGGCATCTGATCAGTAATATATGATACGTCCAACGTATTATATTTCCACTATCCAATAAATAAGGTCGGATAATCTTTAATTATCCAAGGTGAGGCGATTTTTTCGTCGTTTGGCAGTCGCTCACCAGTACATCAAGGGGATGTGCGTCGATGAGCCACGAGATCGAGCGGTACCTGCAGGCCGGTACCCGCCCCAACACCCGGCGCAGCTACCGGCAAGCGCTCGAGCACTTCGAGGTCGCCTGGGGCGGCTTTCTGCCGGCGACCAGCGATGCCATCGTGCGTTACTTGGTCGATCACGCCGCCACGTTGTCCAGCAACACCCTCAAGCTGCGCCTGGCGGCCTTGGCGCAGTGGCATGTCAGCCAGGGCTTCCCGGATCCGACCAAGACCCCGCTGGTTCGTCAGATCCTCAAGGGCATTCGTACCTTGCACCCGAAGCCGGAGAAGCAGGCCGAACCGCTGCAGCTGCGCGAACTGGAGCAGTGCGTGGCGTGGCTGGAGCGGGCGGGCGAGAAAGCACTGGACGAGGGCGACCTGCCGCAGCTGTTGCGCTGCTGGCGTAATCGCGCATTGCTGCTGATCGGCTTCTGGCGCGCCTTTCGCAGCGACGAACTGTGCCGCCTGCAGGTCGAGCACATCCAGGTACGGCCGGGGGAGGGCATGCAGCTGTTCCTGCCGTGGAGCAAGGGCGACCGTGACAACCAGGGACAGACCTACAGTGCGCCGGCGCTGGCCCGCCTCTGCCCGGTGCAGGCCTACAACGACTGGATCTGTGTCGCCGGCATCGCCCGCGGTCCGGTGTTCCGCGGCATTGACCGCTGGGGTCACCTGCGCGAGCAGGGCCTGCACCCGCACAGCGTCATCCCGCTGCTGCGGGCGGTACTGAAAGCGGCCGGATTGCCCGCCGAGTTGTATAGCAGCCACTCCCTACGCCGTGGCTTTGCCACCTGGGCCACGCGCAGTGGCTGGGACCAGAAGGCGTTGATGGGCTATGTCGGTTGGCGCGATGCCAAGTCGGTACTGCTCTATGTGGACAGCACCGGCTTTTTCCCCGGGCAACTGCGGCCGATGGTGCCAGGCCTGGAGGCGGAGGCTTTGTCGAGTTTGCCTCGTCCAATTGCACTGCCGGGCAGTTGACCGCCTCAAGCCATTCAGCACTTCCGGTGATGGCTGCTTTGTTTCCGCGGAGCAATTACACCCAATGCTGGGCTTTGGCCTTGATGTGGCTGGTGTTATTGATACGTATCGAAAGGGCGACGGTAAACCATGAGAGTTCGCCATCAGATGATTGCTCAATTACAGACAGGAATGTTCAGCTTGCGTCGGCATAACATGATGCCACCAGCGACATAGACTCCAGTCATCTGTCAGTCCACCTGACACCGCCAGTCATGAGAGGTTAGAGCAGGCCAATAGTGCTCTGCTGCAAAGAGGATTATCTAAAGTTCGATGCTAGTGTGGCTGTAATCAGTCTCATCGCTGGACATAATTCAGAAGCAATTTTTTTCGCTTTCGGTGTTGCCACAATACCCCTGCCCGAACGAGTAAAGAGCGGATCATTAAATTTGTCACGTAGCTTGACCAGCGAATTGCTTACGGCTGGCTGTGTTACGCCAAGACTCTTGGCTGCTAACGTTATACTTTGTTCCTTGTAAATACACATAAAAACCACCAATAAATTGAGATCGATGGATGCAAATGTGTCCTCGCGAATAGTCATGGCAGAGCTCTCAAATCCCCTTTACAGCATCGCTTTCAATGTTTTCACCAGCATTTCGATGGTGTATTCGCAGCGTTTGAAAAAAATGGATCGGGCCGAGCTTTTGGCAAGTAATCAATCCTGTGCGATGCAGCGTGCGCAAGTGATCGGACACGGTCGATTGGGCCAACTTGCACTTGCGCTCAATCTGGCCGGCACACACACCGAGCAGGAATGCATGTTCCTGCTGCGGAAAGTGTTTCTCTGGGTCACGGAGCCACTCAAGGATCAACCGGCGCTGGGGGCTGGCTAACGCTTTAAGAAGTAGATCCACTTCCGTAAGTTTACTGCGGGAGTTCACCATCAAGGTCGCTCAGGCGATGTTCAATACAGGCTTCAGCCACTGAATGAAATCTTCCACTTCTTCATTGGTGATTTCGTGGCCCATGTCGTACAGGTATGTTTCATGATGCACGTTCAGTTGGTGCAACCAGGCATCCGCTTTTTGTGCCCAAGACACGGGGAGCTTGTTATCACCATAGCCATGAGCAATAAACGCCGATAGCGAACTCAATGCTTGAGCGCTGGCAATGTGTGGTGCCAGCTCAGGGAGAATTCTGCCGCTGAACAAGCCAAAGCCTAGCACGCAATGAGGGGCGCTAAGCCCGACGCTTGCACTGAGAATACCGCCCTGGCTAAAGCCAGCTATCACTGTAGGCATTTGTGGTAAGGCAGTTACAAGCTCCACTAGTTTCTGGCGGCTGGTTTCCGCTTGCTCTTCAACGATCACCGGGCCTTCGTTGGTGAAATTTACCTGAAACCAGGCAAAGCCCTCAGCTGCGATTTGCAGGCGGCTGCGTACCAGCAATATTTCAATTCCTTCTGGGATAAAGCCGGAAAGGCCTGCCAGATTGGTTTCATTACCGCCTACACCATGCAATAGCAGGAGACGTGCACGAGGGGCAGCAGCACGGATTACCCGACGATAGACAAGGCCGGATTGCGGTTCTTGCTGCAGTTCTGAAATGGCTAGTGGCAGGTTCATGCTTGAGTAATCTCCTGAGTGGCGGTTGGGCTTTTGAACAGGTAGCTGTCCATAGCCAGTACGCCGTCGGCGACACCGCCCTCTAGCACATCCACGGCGTAGTGCTCGCCTGCGGCACCGAGCGCCAGAAATAGCGGCAACAAATGTTCTTCACTGGGGTGCGCACGCTCGGCCTCCGGGGCATTGCGGCGGTAGGCGAGCAGCGCTGGCAGGTCACCGGCTTGCAGGGCGTCACGGATCCAGTCGGAAAAACGCGCTACGTACTCAGCCGGGTCGCCGTAGTTGCTACGGAACTCATAAAGGTTATGGGTCAGACTGCCGGAGCCAATGATCAGCACGCCCTGATCGCGCAGCGGCTTGAGTGCCTGGCCAAGCTGCCAGGCACCCAATGGATTGAGCGGGTGGGGCATGGACACTTGGACCACCGGGATATCCGCAGTGGGCAATAGGTGCAGCAACGGCACCCAGGCGCCGTGGTCCAGGCCTCGATTCGATTCGGTAGTTGCGGCAATCCCATTGCGGGAAAGCAGGTTGCAGATTTGCTCGGCCAATGCAGGATTGCCGGTTGCAGGGTATTGCAGGCGATACAGTGCTTGCGGAAAGCCTCCGAAGTCGTGAATGGTTTCCGGCGCCTTGCTGCTGCCTACACGCACGCTCCCACGGGTCATCCAGTGAGGAGAGACGATTACGATGGCGCTAGGCCGTGGCAGCGCTCGGCCTAGCTCAGCCAGGCGTGCCCCGGCCTGGCCGGGTTCGATGGCAAAGGTTGGTGCTCCGTGGGACACGAACAACACTGGATAGGCCAGACTCATGGTTGAAATCCTGCTTAGATATTGGGGCCGCAGCAGCAAGAGGTGGACTGATCGGCGTTGCAAAGCGTGTGCGCCGCTCACTGACCTGCCTACCCACAGCGCACTGATTGGCTGGGGATGGCTCAAAGTTTATAGATTCGATTTTGGAGATAAACTCAGATATTGGTGAATAACTATCTCGAAAACCGGGATAATTGGCGGTCACTTGTCGACTCTTCAGGCCGCTGCCAGCCGGAGCGCTGAGCTACACATCAAGGTGCCAATATTGCCCCCTGCGCCTGGCCAGAACGCAGGTTGGTGAGTAGATCCCTGGTCGGCGGGCTCTAGTATTTGGGGGCTCCCTGGCTTTGTTACAGATCAGTCCGCGCTCATCGCTATGGCTGCTGAGTGGCACCCTGAGTTAATGGGGCTGGCGTTGATCAACCCCGCGCCAAGGTCGCGCAGTAGCTGTCCGTTCTGCCGTTAGCTGTGGCCATACAGCTTCAATAACTCGTCGACCAGGTAACGAATTTTGGGCCGCAGATGATTGCTCTTCGACCATAGTGCGTGGACCTCGACAGGCGCCGGTTCAAAGGGCTCGAGTACCGTAACAACAACCTGCTGGGCGATGTCCTTTTCAAATAGACAGAGCGGCATCTGGCAAATACCGAGGCCGGCTCGCGTGGCTTCAATCATCGCTTCGGCATCGTCAAACTGATAGGTCGGTGGTGGCGAGAACTTCAAGGATTGCCCGGCCTGGGCCATTTTCCAGGGCATTAGGCTGCCGCGGCGATAGCCGACGATGCTGCGGTGCTGGCCCATGTCCTCGAGCGTCAACGGCGTACCATATTCTTCCAGATAACCCGGCGCTGCACAGGTTACCCAGCGGTGTGACGTCAGGCGTCTGGCCACCAGGCCGGGGACGTTGTCGACGCTGCCAAAACGAATGGCCAGGTCGATACCTTCTTCCGTCAGGTCCACCAGTTGGTCGCTAAAGGTCAAGGTCAGTTGCAACTGCGGGAAGCGTTTGCTCATCTCCAGTAGCACCGGCAGTACCACCTGTTTACCGAACGCGACCGGCATGTCCACCCGCAAGCGCCCTGTGGGCACGCCTAACTTGTTGCCGAGGTTGCTCTCGGTGGCCTTGATCTCCTCCAGCGCATTGGACCACACGGTGAAGTAGGCCTCGCCATCCGGAGACAGGGACAAGCGGCGGGTCGAGCGATAAAACAGGCTGGTACCCACCCGTGCCTCCAGCCGTGCAATCGCCTTACCTACGGCCGACTTGGACAGCCCCAGGCGCTCGGCTGCCTCTGTGAAGGTCGCAGAGCGGGCGGTGGCGAGAAAAATATGGATGCCGCTGAAGGAATCTTCGGAGGTCATTGCCGTTTTCCTAGGCGCAAGAGTTGGTAGCAAATTACGCTACCTATCTGTGATTTCAAGGTTGTTTATCAGCTTGCTGCTCTACCTTAGCATGGCTGCTGACTCAGCAACCCTCTGCATCTATCGCATGGGGTTGGTCATTTACTTCTGTGAGGACGCCCCATGAAAGACGAAGTCATCAGCATTTTTACCCTAAGCCTGGCTCCGGAAGACTTCCCTGAATTTAAAACGCTGGTTGCCAAGATTGTCGCCGCTACGAGCGAAGAGCCTGGCACCTTGATGTACGAATACAGCGTCAACGAGGCTCGCACTGAGGTGCACATTATCGAGCGTTACCGTGCCGATGCTGTCGTTAACCATATTGAAGAAACCTTCGCGCCGTTCGGCGAAAAGTTTCTCGAGCTGGTGAAAATCACCAGCCTGCTAGTTTATGGCAACCCAGACGCGCCGACGCGCAAGCACCTGGATGCCTTTGGCGCGGTGTACATGAATCCGTTTGATGGGTTTACCCGGACCTGACACCGCCAGTCAGTAGCCGGCGGACAAGACCGCTGACTATTCAGCAACCGATCTAACCTGCCGGGTACTACCTGGCGCTAGAGGGTCAATACGCATGCACATCAATCTTGCCGGCAAGACCGCTTTGGTTACTGCCTCCACAGGCGGCATCGGCTTCGCCATTGCCCATGGCCTGGCGCTCACCGGCGCTATCGTGATCATCAACGGGCGGAGTGACAGCTCGGTCGAAAAAGCCCTGGCACGTTTGAGCGAAGCGGTACCGCAGGCCACCTTCAGCGGAGTCGCGGCTGATCTGGGCAATGCCGACGGCGTTGGCGTTCTTACAGCTGCGCTTCCCACCATCGACATTCTGGTCAACAACGCCGGCATCTATGGTTTGGCCGATTTCTTCGAGGCCGATGACGACTGCTGGGAAGACTATTGGCAAACTAACGTAATGTCCGGTGTTCGCCTGAGCCGCGCGTTGGTTCCAGCCATGGTCCAACGAGGTTGGGGTAGGGTGGTGTTTATCTCCTCGGAGTCAGCCCGAAATATCCCGGCCGATATGGTTCATTACGGCGTAACCAAGACGGCGCAACTGGCGTTGTCGCGTGGCTTGGCCAAACGTGTGGCCGGCAGCGGCGTAACCGTTAACAGCGTGCTGCCAGGCCCGACACTGTCTGATGGCTTGGCTGAGCTGCTCAAAGGAGAGTCTGCCCGCTCCGGCAAATCCTTGGAGGCCGTCGCTGCCGAATTCGTCATGACCCACCGTCCCACCTCGTTGATTCAACGTGCGGCCACGGTCGATGAGGTCGCCAATATGGTCGTCTATATCTGCTCCACCCAGGCGTCAGCCACCAGCGGCGCTGCGCTGCGGGTCGATGGCGGCGTGGTGGACGATATCCTCTGAACCCTTGACTACCTGGCACGTGTGTTCCGCACGGGTGACCTGAAGGTCACCGGCGCGCACGCTGTCAGTGAGTGAGCAGATCTCCAATCGATTCCGCTGCCAGTTGATACGAACGGCAACGCGCCGTCGGGTCGTAGATGCGCGCATCAATCATCAGTTCGTCTACGCCGGTGGTAGCACTAAACAACCACCGACTGAAGTCGGTGGGTTAGTGAATTACGGATTGAAAGTCCGGATACGCGTCGGCTGAACGACGCGTCGCATTAGTCCGGCTCCATCTTGAAATTATCGTTCGGGCTCGGCTCTGGCATCAAGTGACCCTCCACGATCCGGCACTCACGCTGCCTCGCCAACTCATGTAGCACCTCCCCCCAGGTGCTTGCGGATCGCTCCGAAGATCGCCTTCTTACGCCTCTTCGGGATGAATACAACGTGGTACTTACAGTCCCACTTCGTGTGAGCAAGGCTTTGGTAATCTCTCATTGGGTACCCCTATCTCTTGGTCGAGATAGAAGGTTCCTGATGACCGCATCACACGGTCAACCTCAAGGAGTCCCTCGGCTAAGCCGGGGGATTACCTTGTTTATTTAAGACTTGAAAGCCAAGCGGATAGATCGTCCAACTGCCTCGATATCCCATGCCCACTCGACCCTTTCATGTGCTGCGTACGCCGGACCGGGGCATGACACCAAGGCTGAAAAGCTTTCTGGATTTTACCCTTGCCAAGTTTGGCGAGAACCCGGCAAAGGCAACCTGGCCGAAAGCAGCGAGCGGTTAGTTACGTGCTGAACGTTTCAAGGCGAAGGCTCCGTCATCCAGCAGCGCCAAGGCCAGTGCAGTGAATGCCAGAAAGACCGGGTATTCCCAGCCACCATTGGCGTTGGTGAAGCTCCAGCCATTACCGAAGTGCACGCTTGCTGCCACCAGCAGTTGCACGGTGGCTAGGGCCGCTACCCAGCGAGCGAGTACACCAAGGATCAGGAACAGGCCGCCGACCACTTCAAAGGCAATGACCGGATAGGCAAGAAAGCCGGAGAAGCCAACGGACTCAAAGAAACCTGCTGTGCCGGCCGGGGTGAACACCAGCAGCTTGGTCAGGCCATGAGCGAGAAACATCACGCCAAGGATTAGGCGTAGTACCAGGGCGGCATAGGGGAGGGTGCGGCTAGCGGCGGTCATGGGTGTTTTCCAATACGGGGAGTGTGGGTTGCCCGGGGCCACAGCTGTTTCGGCCGTGGCGCCAGGCATTGGGTAAGTGGGAA from Pseudomonas fluorescens encodes the following:
- a CDS encoding DoxX family protein; the encoded protein is MTAASRTLPYAALVLRLILGVMFLAHGLTKLLVFTPAGTAGFFESVGFSGFLAYPVIAFEVVGGLFLILGVLARWVAALATVQLLVAASVHFGNGWSFTNANGGWEYPVFLAFTALALALLDDGAFALKRSARN
- a CDS encoding alpha/beta hydrolase, encoding MNLPLAISELQQEPQSGLVYRRVIRAAAPRARLLLLHGVGGNETNLAGLSGFIPEGIEILLVRSRLQIAAEGFAWFQVNFTNEGPVIVEEQAETSRQKLVELVTALPQMPTVIAGFSQGGILSASVGLSAPHCVLGFGLFSGRILPELAPHIASAQALSSLSAFIAHGYGDNKLPVSWAQKADAWLHQLNVHHETYLYDMGHEITNEEVEDFIQWLKPVLNIA
- a CDS encoding DODA-type extradiol aromatic ring-opening family dioxygenase, with product MSLAYPVLFVSHGAPTFAIEPGQAGARLAELGRALPRPSAIVIVSPHWMTRGSVRVGSSKAPETIHDFGGFPQALYRLQYPATGNPALAEQICNLLSRNGIAATTESNRGLDHGAWVPLLHLLPTADIPVVQVSMPHPLNPLGAWQLGQALKPLRDQGVLIIGSGSLTHNLYEFRSNYGDPAEYVARFSDWIRDALQAGDLPALLAYRRNAPEAERAHPSEEHLLPLFLALGAAGEHYAVDVLEGGVADGVLAMDSYLFKSPTATQEITQA
- a CDS encoding LysR family transcriptional regulator, whose protein sequence is MTIREDTFASIDLNLLVVFMCIYKEQSITLAAKSLGVTQPAVSNSLVKLRDKFNDPLFTRSGRGIVATPKAKKIASELCPAMRLITATLASNFR
- a CDS encoding site-specific integrase: MDVSYITDQMPLIDEPTLDPSRLALKAQEAAAGFVASGTAENTVRSYRSALAYWSAWLHLRYGVAMGDAPVQSTVVIQFVVDHLARPLANGAWTYLLPPTIDAALVAARVKAKPGPLSYNTVCHRLSALGRWHRFNNWESPTEALAVKTLLRDARKAQARQGVVVRKKTAAVVEALEAMLATCTDGIRGTRDSALLLMAWSGGGRRRSEVTGLQVDDVRKLDEDTWLYTLGVTKTDTTGSRREKPLLGRAAHALTAWLIAAPADTGPLFRRLYKGGKVSPFGLSSDQVARIVQRRAKLAGLDGDWAAHSLRSGFVTEAGRQGAPLGEVMAMTEHRSVETVMGYFQAGVLLSSRASMLLQPLPAPSGPTNQPD
- a CDS encoding putative quinol monooxygenase, encoding MKDEVISIFTLSLAPEDFPEFKTLVAKIVAATSEEPGTLMYEYSVNEARTEVHIIERYRADAVVNHIEETFAPFGEKFLELVKITSLLVYGNPDAPTRKHLDAFGAVYMNPFDGFTRT
- a CDS encoding LysR substrate-binding domain-containing protein; its protein translation is MTSEDSFSGIHIFLATARSATFTEAAERLGLSKSAVGKAIARLEARVGTSLFYRSTRRLSLSPDGEAYFTVWSNALEEIKATESNLGNKLGVPTGRLRVDMPVAFGKQVVLPVLLEMSKRFPQLQLTLTFSDQLVDLTEEGIDLAIRFGSVDNVPGLVARRLTSHRWVTCAAPGYLEEYGTPLTLEDMGQHRSIVGYRRGSLMPWKMAQAGQSLKFSPPPTYQFDDAEAMIEATRAGLGICQMPLCLFEKDIAQQVVVTVLEPFEPAPVEVHALWSKSNHLRPKIRYLVDELLKLYGHS
- a CDS encoding ArsR/SmtB family transcription factor produces the protein MVNSRSKLTEVDLLLKALASPQRRLILEWLRDPEKHFPQQEHAFLLGVCAGQIERKCKLAQSTVSDHLRTLHRTGLITCQKLGPIHFFQTLRIHHRNAGENIESDAVKGI
- a CDS encoding site-specific integrase is translated as MSHEIERYLQAGTRPNTRRSYRQALEHFEVAWGGFLPATSDAIVRYLVDHAATLSSNTLKLRLAALAQWHVSQGFPDPTKTPLVRQILKGIRTLHPKPEKQAEPLQLRELEQCVAWLERAGEKALDEGDLPQLLRCWRNRALLLIGFWRAFRSDELCRLQVEHIQVRPGEGMQLFLPWSKGDRDNQGQTYSAPALARLCPVQAYNDWICVAGIARGPVFRGIDRWGHLREQGLHPHSVIPLLRAVLKAAGLPAELYSSHSLRRGFATWATRSGWDQKALMGYVGWRDAKSVLLYVDSTGFFPGQLRPMVPGLEAEALSSLPRPIALPGS
- a CDS encoding SDR family NAD(P)-dependent oxidoreductase — encoded protein: MHINLAGKTALVTASTGGIGFAIAHGLALTGAIVIINGRSDSSVEKALARLSEAVPQATFSGVAADLGNADGVGVLTAALPTIDILVNNAGIYGLADFFEADDDCWEDYWQTNVMSGVRLSRALVPAMVQRGWGRVVFISSESARNIPADMVHYGVTKTAQLALSRGLAKRVAGSGVTVNSVLPGPTLSDGLAELLKGESARSGKSLEAVAAEFVMTHRPTSLIQRAATVDEVANMVVYICSTQASATSGAALRVDGGVVDDIL